From the genome of Vicia villosa cultivar HV-30 ecotype Madison, WI linkage group LG2, Vvil1.0, whole genome shotgun sequence, one region includes:
- the LOC131646145 gene encoding zinc-finger homeodomain protein 2-like yields MEFEDHEEHEEELCMGAASYDSLPNSSRVKMPGGTEAIMVTHPLRNIINNSNNGNSNSNSNNNGNSNNNNNISSISNSNIGVGNGKARYRECLKNHAVGIGGHALDGCGEFMPAGNEGSLESLKCAACNCHRNFHRKESADFTGVDPFLLTHHHHHAPPQPQFAAYYRTPAGYLHVSGQQRPGTLALPSTSGGGAGTQSTREDQDEDISNPSGGSSKKRHRTKFTVEQKDKMLQLAEKLGWRIQKHDEGLVQEFCNESGVKRHVLKVSS; encoded by the coding sequence ATGGAATTTGAAGATCATGAGGAACATGAGGAAGAGTTATGTATGGGTGCAGCGAGTTACGACTCGTTACCTAACTCGTCACGAGTTAAGATGCCAGGTGGCACTGAAGCTATTATGGTTACTCATCCACTcagaaacatcatcaacaacagcaacaacggAAACAGTAAcagcaacagcaacaacaacgggaacagtaacaacaataacaacatcagTAGCATCAGTAACAGCAACATCGGTGTCGGAAACGGAAAAGCGAGGTATAGAGAGTGTTTAAAGAATCATGCTGTCGGAATCGGAGGTCATGCTTTAGACGGTTGCGGCGAGTTTATGCCGGCGGGGAATGAAGGAAGTTTGGAGTCACTAAAATGCGCTGCGTGTAACTGCCACCGTAATTTCCACCGCAAGGAGTCGGCTGACTTCACCGGAGTGGATCCTTTTCTGTTGACGCACCACCACCACCATGCGCCGCCTCAGCCGCAGTTCGCAGCTTATTATCGAACTCCGGCGGGGTACTTGCATGTTTCGGGACAGCAGAGGCCGGGGACGCTTGCTCTACCGTCTACATCCGGAGGCGGTGCAGGGACGCAGAGCACGAGGGAGGATCAAGATGAAGATATTTCGAATCCGAGCGGAGGTTCGAGTAAGAAGCGGCACCGGACGAAGTTTACGGTGGAACAGAAGGATAAGATGTTGCAGTTGGCTGAGAAATTGGGGTGGAGAATTCAGAAACATGATGAAGGTTTGGTTCAAGAATTCTG